The Microbacterium sp. SORGH_AS_0862 region CCTGCGCGGCCACCGACTCGGCCGAGGTCGACGAGGTTCCCGCGACGATGCCGGTCGCCGCCTGGTTCTGCAGGGCGGCGAGCGAGGCGGAGGCGGCGTCCAGCGCCTGCTTCTCGGGTCCGTTGGTGACCGCATCCTGGTCGGACTGCGCCTGCACCACGTTGGTCGAGTTGACCTCCCGCGCGATGTCGTTGTGGAAGACCTGCAGCACGAGCGGCTCGGCGACGACGATGCCGATGAGCGCGGCCATGATGACGCGCGGGAAGGCGAGACCGAGCAGTCGCCACACGTTGCGGGTGGAGCGCATCGTGGAGGTGAGGAAGCGGTCGAGGTTGAAGATGATGAGAGCCCAGATGATGGCGAGCGGCACGGCGGCCCAGACGGCGATCTGCACCCCCGTGACGAGCGCGAAGCCCATCGAGAGGGCGGAGACGAGTGCGGTGCCGACCAACACGAAGAACATCTGCACGAAGCGCGGCGTCTCGCTCGGAACGTCGTCGAGCACCTCGCCTTCGGCGCCGCCGAGGACGGCGAGGGTGCGAGAGAGCGGCTGGCGGGGTCGGCGGCGCGGGCTTCGGCGTTCGCGGACCACGGGTGGCGCCGGGTCCGGCACGGATGCCTCGGGCTGCGGCTCCTGCTCGGGCTCGTCGATCGGGTCGATCACCTCGGTCGGACCGGTCGCGACGTCCTCGGGAGGACGGACGTCGCTCAGGTACAACGCCTCCTCTTCGGGCTGCGACTCGAGGTCGATGCGGCCGTCGGAGCCGAAGCGGCCGGGTCGATGCGCGGAGAATGACACTGCGCAAGGGTAGGGGCCCCTGCCTGAGTACCAGGTGCGAGCGGATGCCTCCGCGCGCTCAATCGAGGAAGATGTCGGGGAACATCGCCGAGTCCGGCGTGCCGGGCACGGCGGCGTATCCGGACAGGTCGGTGACACCGGCATCGGCGAGCACGTCCTCGACGATGAGCGTCTGGCCGGTGTACTCGCGTGCGGGCCGCGTGATCACCTCGTACGCCGCATCCGCGTAGATCTCCGGGGTTCGGCTGACGGCCATCATCCGCTCGCCGCCCAGGGAGAACTGCACGGCGGCGGTCGCGATCGTCGTCCGCGGCCACAGCGTGTTGGCGGCGATCCCCGCCTCCGCGAACTCGGCCGCCATGCCGAGGGTCGCCATCGTCATCCCGTACTTCGCGAGTGTGTATCCCGTGTGGACGCCGAGCCACCGGGGCGAGAGGTTCAGTGGCGGCGACAGCGACAGGATGTGGGGATTGGCCGCATCCTTCAACATCGGCACGGCGGCGCGGGAGAGCAGGAAGGTGCCGCGCACGTTGACGTCCTGCATGAGGTCGTATTTCTTCGTCGCGAGTTCGAGGGACCCCGAAAGGTCGATGACCGAGGCGTTGTTGACGACGATGTCGATACCGCCGAACTCGCCGTGGGCGGTCAGCACGGCCTGTGTGATGTCGTCCTCGTTGCGGACGTCGCCCACGAGGGGAAGCGCACGCCCGCCCGCCTCCTCGATGGCGGCCGCCGCGGTGTGCACCGTGCCCTCGAGCTTCGGATGCGGGGTGTCGGTCTTGGCGAGCAGGGCGATGTTCGCACCGTCGCGCGCTGCGCGCAGCGCGATCGCGAGGCCGATGCCGCGACTGCCGCCGGACATGAGGATGGTCTTGCCGGCGAGCGGCTTCTGCTCGGTCATGGGATCTCCTTGGTGCGTCGGGGGCGTCGGGCTCACCCGCGGCGGGCGGATGCGGCGGCGAAGGCCTGGATGCGGGCCTTCGCGTCGGGGGTGTCGAAAGCGGCGCCGATCGTGCGCGCCTCGTCGTCGAGGTTTTCGGCGAACGGGCGGTCGGCGCCGGAGCGGACGAGCCGCTTCGCCTGGCCGAACGCGCCCGTCGCACCCTCGAGCCAGAAGCGAGCGACCTCGAGAGCGCGGGATGCGGGGTCCGCGGCGACCTCGGCGACGAGTCCCCACTCGAGCGCTTCGGGCGCCGACAGCGCGCGGTCCTGAAGCAGCAGCTGGAGCGCCCGGCGCGGGCCGACGGCGGCGGCAAGCAGGGTCGAGACCCCGAGGTCGGGAGTGAGGCCGATGTTGGCGTAGCGGCTGACGAACTTCGCTCCCTCGGCGGCGACGATGTAGTCCGCCGTGAGCATGAGACCCAGCCCGCCGCCGGCGACCGCTCCCTGGACGGCGGCGACGACGGGTACGGCGGATTCGGTGAACGCGCGGATGCCGTCGTGGATCACGTGCGCGGCGGCCGTGACATCGCTGCCGTCGGCACCGGAGGTCGCCATGGAGATCACGTCGCCGCCGGCGCAGAAGGCGGGACCCGCCGCATCCAGCAGCACGGCTCCGACCTCAGGGTCCGAGGTGACCTGCCGGGCCGCATCCCGCCAGCGCTCGCCCATCGCGAAGTCCATCGCGTTCAGTCGATCGGGACGGTTCAGCGTGACGCGGGCGAGACCGTCTGCGACCTCCACCAGGATCGGATCGGCGCTCATCGCGGAGCCATCCGGATCGCACCGTCGAGACGGATCGTCTCGCCGTTGAGGTACCCGTTACGCACGATCTCGGCCACGAGGCCGGCGTATTCGTCCGGGCGCCCGAGGCGGGCCGGGTACGGCACCTGCTGGCCGAGCGAGTCCTGCGCCGGCTGCGGCAGGCCCGCGAGCATGGGCGTCTCCATGATGCCCGGCGCGATCGTGACGACCCGGATCGCGTGGCGGGCGAGCTCGCGGGCGATCGGGAGGGTCATCGCGTGCACTCCACCCTTGGACGCCGAGTACGCGGGCTGCCCGATCTGGCCGTCGAACGCGGCGACCGACGCCGTGTTCACGATGACGCCTCGATCGCCTCCTGAGGTCGGCTCGGTGCGGGCGATCGCGGCGGATGACTGGGCGATGACGTTGTAGGTGCCGACGAGGTTCACGCGCACGAGCTTCTCGAAGTCGGCGAGCGGGGTCGGGGCGCCCTCACGATCCAGCACCTTGGCCGGCGGGGCGATGCCGGCGCAGTTGACGACCACGCGCAGCGGCGCGGCGGCGGATGCGGCGGCGACCGCATCCGCGATCTGCTCGGGACTCGTGACGTCGGCCGCGGCGAATGTACCGCCCAACTCGGCCGCGCGTTCCGCGCCCACCGAGGACGGCAGGTCGACGAGGACGACGTGCGCCCCGTCTGCGGCGAGTCGCTGAGCCGTGGCCCAGCCGAGTCCGCTCGCGCCGCCCGTGATCAGCGCGGATGCGCCCGCGACATCCATACGTTCTCCTTCGTACGTCGGTATCCGGTTCCACCCTACGCGGCACCGGGTCCCACCGTCACGCCCCCCGCTCGCCTGCCCCAGATCGACGCACCGCGCTCGATCTGTGACAGGCGAGCACGTGGACCCCTTGTTCGCCTGTCTCAGATCGACGCCCGCGGCTCGATCTGTGACAGGCGAACAAGGCAGGCGAACAAGGCAGGGGAACGTGCGCGGGGCGCGGCGGAGTCAGAGGGCGAAGACGAGAGTCCAGGTGCCGGCGAGCACCGCGGCCGTCACGGATGCGGCGGCGATCACCGCCGCGAGGGCGACCAGCACCGCGTCGCGCCAGCCGAGCCGTGACGGCCGGGCCCAGGTGCGCGGTGCGTCGGACCCGAAGCCGCGGGCCTCCATCGCGGTCGCGAGCTTCGTGCCGCGGCGGATCGACAGCACGAAGAGGGCGAACGCCTGGCCGAGGAACCGACGGATGCGGCCCCGGTCGGCCACCCCGCGTGCGCGCCGCGCCAGAGCGAGCTCACGCCAGTCGTCGACGAGCAGCCCCACCAGGCGCAGGCCCGCGAGCGCGCCGAGCACGAACCGGGCGGGCAGGCGCAGCAACTGGGCAAGGCCGTCGGCGAGGTCTGTCGGATCGGTCGTGATGAAGAGGACGACGGACGGCAGCGCGATCGCCAGCACACGCAGCACGATGGCGGCGGCGAGCGAGAGCGACCCCTCGCTGACGCGCACGAGGCCCCATTCGAAGAACACCGCACCGGAGGGGCGCCCGTACAGCACCGTCGCCGCGCCGCCGATGAGGGCGGCGACCGCGATCGGCCACACGCGCAGCCACACCTCGCGCGCCCGCAGCCGCGAGAACGCCAGCAGCACAAGCGTGGCCCCGAGCGTGACGGCCGCCGAGACCGGATCGATCGAGAGCAGCAGGGTGACGGAGACGACGAGGGTCGCGACGAGCTTGGTGACCGGGTTGATCCGGCCCAAGGGGCTGGCCGAGGCGTCGATCGCGAACAGGCTCATGAGGGCTGCCCCAGTCGCAGCTCGTCGTCGGCGAGCGCCGCGACGAGGGAGGGATCGTGCGAGACGAAGCCGATCGCGGTGCCGTCGGCGCGGAGCTCGTCGATCAGATCCGCCAGCTCCCGCCAGGTGCGCGCATCCTGCCCGTAGGTCGGCTCGTCGAGCAGGATGACCCGCGGCGCGGTCGCAAGCACCGCGGCGACGGTCAACCGGCGCTTCTCCCCGCCCGAGAGGGTGAAGGGGTTCACCTCGGCGAGGCGTCCCAGACGCAGACGCTCGAGCAGGGGATCGACGCGCGCGGCCACCTCCGCCTCGGAGAGTCCCAGGGCGCGAGGGCCGACAGCGAGCTCGTCGCGCACGCGTGCGGTGAGCAGCTGGTGTTCCGGCTCCTGGAAGACGGTGCCGATACGTGTGAGCAACTGGGCTGCGCGCCAGCGCGACGGGTCGGATCCGACGCCGGCGGCCAACGCATCCGCCGCCCGCACCTCGCCGTCGATCGGCGGCAGCAGCCCGGCGAGGGTGAGCGCGAGCGTGGACTTGCCGGCACCGTTGGCTCCCGTGATCGCCAGCGCCCGCCCCGCGTTCAGTCGCACGTCGATCCCGGATGCGGCGGCAGACTCCTCGCGGCGCCCGCTCCGACGGCGTCCGACCGCGAGACGGGTGCCGACGACGAGCGGCGATGCCTCTCCGGCGCGCGGGCGCTGCGCGATCCGGACGGGAACCCCCGGCACCCACACACCGGCCTGCGTCAGGGCGTCCGCGGCGGCGGCGAAGACATCGGCGGGAGCGCCGTCCGCCAGCACCCCGCCGTCGGGCGCGAGCACCACGACGCGGTCCACGAGGTCGGCCCACAGGTCGACGCGATGCTCGACGACGACGAGCGTCGCGCCGGTGCGGGCGGCGACGGCGGCCACCGCATCCCGCACCTGCCGGGCGCCCTCGGGATCGAGGTTGGCCGTCGGCTCGTCGAGGAGCAGGAGCTTCGGGCGCATGGCCAGTGCGCCCGCGAGCGCCAGCCGCTGCTTCTGTCCGCCCGACAGCGCGGACGTCGGGTGATCGAGCGGCACCGCCAGCCCCACCGCATCCAGCGCCTCACCGACCCGGGGCCAGATCTCGCCGGGCGGCACCCCGAGGTTCTCGCACCCGAAGGCCACGTCGTCGCCGACGCGGGCGAGGATCACCTGCGCGTCCGGATCCTGCAGGACCATTCCCGCGACACCGCGGACGGATGCGGGGTGCGCGCCGTCGACGGTCAGCTCCCCGGTGGCCTCGCCGTCCTCGTCACCGCCCAGCACACCGGCCAGGGCGCGCAGCAGTGTGGACTTCCCCGCACCGCTCGCCCCCAGCAGCAGCACCCGCTCACCGGGCTCGATCGTGAGATCGATGTCGGAAACGGCCCAGCGTCTGCGGCCCGCGTGCCGCCACCCCCACCCGCGGGCGACGACCCGCGCGCCGCCCGTCACGCCGCGTCGGCGGCTTCGACGATGCGCGCCTGGCGTCCGGAGGCGAACCGGTCGAGTGCGCCCGTGGCGGCGAGCGCGCGGGCGATGAGCCACGAGACGAGCCCGGCGATGACGATGCCCGAGACGATCGCGGAGATGAAGTAGATGGCGCGGGGGCCGGCGTCGTACGCCGCGATGGAGGAGAAGTTGGTGTCGAGCAGAGCGACGGCCAGCCCCGTGAGGGCACCCGAGACGAGAGCGACCCAGAGTCGGTAGTTCGCGTAGGCGAACAGCGCGAAGCCGAGTTCGGCTCCCACCCCCTGCACCACTCCCCAGATGAACGTCGTGAAACCCCACTGCGTGCCGAGCGCCATGGAGACGACAGCGGCGACGATCTCGCCGTACAGCGCCGCGCCCGGCTTGCGGATGATCAGACCTGTGAGCACGCCGGCGAACAGCCAGCCGCCGGCCAGCAGCCCCTCCAGGCCCGGCAGGAACGCGAGTGCCGTGCTCAGCGGCGTCCAGGCCTGGCCCCAGACCCAGAAGATGACCCCGGCGGCGACGCCGATCACGCTGGCGACGACGATGTCGACGACCCGCCAGCGCCACCTCGAGGTGAGAGAAGGACGAGCGGATGTGGACGTGGACGTGTGCATTGATGCTCCTTCCTGCGCCGGCATGATCCGGATCAGGTTCGACGGTCGAAGCGTGGATTCGCTTCCTCTCAGCCCGGCTCACCGGACTCCCGTGGTTGACGTGCCGAGTATAGACCCGCGGCTCGCGCTACCGTAGGCGGGTGACCGTGACTGGCCCGACCCCGCCCACTCGGCGTTCGCTGCGCCACGGCGGACCTGTCGAGCCGCGCGTCGGCGAGGCTTCCCTGCCGACCGGCGATCTCGAGATCGCGGTGTCGGGCGTTCCGGCGGATGCCGCATCCACCCCCGCTCGCATCGCCGCCGCGAGCTTCGACGACGCATCGGAGGACGCGGGCGCATCCGTTCCGGTCGTCGTGCCGCCGGTGACCACGGCGCTGAGCTGGGTCGACGAGGCCACCGTCGCTCACGCATCCAGGGTGGCTCCCCAGCTCGAGGCCGCGGGCGCTGCTTCGTTCACCCCCGTCGCTGCGGACCTGCTCGCCCGCGCCCCCCGTCGCACCCCGTGGCGTCCCGGGGTCATCGTTCCGGTCGCACTGATCGTGGCCGTGATCGCGGCGTACTGCGGCACGACGCTGCTGTGGCCGCTGCACGCGATCGCTCCGACCGTCCAGGCGTCGGCCGTCGAGGCGACCCCCGCGGCTGCGGCCGTCGGAGCGTGGCCCGGCGAGGGAAGTGCCGCGGTCGTCGTCGACGGCGTGGGCTCGCCCATCGCCTCCAGCGCTGATGCCCGTTCGATCGCCAGCATCACGAAGGTCGTGACGGCGATGGTCGTGCTCGATCAGATGCCCCTGGCTGCAGGCGAACAGGGGCAGGAGTTCGCGTTCAGCGCCGCGGATGAGAGCAGCTACTGGTCGTACCGCCGTAACGGCGAGTCGGCGCTGAACGTTCCGGTCGGCGGAACGCTCACCGAGTACCAGATGCTGCAGGGCATGCTCATGGGCTCCGCGAACAACTACGCGGACCGCCTCGCCGACACCATCTGGCCCAACAACGCGGTCTACGCGCGGGCCGCCAACGACTGGCTCGCCGCGCACGGCGTCTCCGGAATCACGATCGCCGGCCCCGCCGGCATCGAGGCCGAGAACACGGCGACCCCCGAGGCGCTGCTCAAGGTCGCCAAGCGCGCGCTGGCCGACCCCGTCATCGCCGAGATCGTGCGCACGCCCGCCGTAGAGCTTCCCGGCGCGGGTCTCGTCGAGAACACGAACAATCTGCTCGCGGACCCCGGCGTCGTCGGCCTCAAGACCGGGACGCTCGACTCCTACAACCTGCTCGCTGCGAAGGACGTCACGATCGGCGACACGTCGGTGCGCATCTACGCCGCGACGCTCGGGCAGCCCGACGTAGAGACGCGGGATGCGGCGACGCGAGCACTGTTCGCCCAGGTCGAGCAGGAGCTGCAGCTGCAGCCCTCGGTCGCGGCCGGCACGACCGTCGGTCGAGTCGAGACGCGGTGGGGCGCGAGCGTTCCGCTCGTCACGGCAGCCGATGCCGATGTGGTGCTCTGGAACGGCTCCGCCGCGTCGGTGTCGAGCTCGTTCGACCTCGGCGACGCCCGCGAGCCGGGCGATGTCGCCGGCACGCTCGTCGCGACCGGCCCGAAGAACGCGGCGACGGTCGACGTCGTGCTCGACGGTGAGCTGAACGGACCGAGCCCGTGGTGGCGGTTGACGCACCCGCTCGAGCTGTTCGGGCTGGTCTGAGCCGCGCGGAAGTCCGGCCTCAGGCGCGGAACTCGGGGGACCCGAGCACGCGCTCGACCGCGATCTCGAGCGCGACCCGGTCGGGGTTCGGACGCGGTTCGCGGTAGCGACGGGTGTAGAGCTCGACCGCATGGGCGACCGCATCCGCATCCTCGACGACGCGCGCCGGACCCTCGAAGCTGAGCCAGCGGCGACCGTCGACGGTGTTGACGCTGGCGCGGCCGGTGCGCTCGACGTTGAGGAACTTCTGCGTGCCGCGGGAGCCGATCACTCGAACGACGCCGTCCTCGTAGGTGATGCCGACCGGCACCGAGTGGATGCGGCCCTGCCGGTCCAGCGTGGAAAGCGTGGCGAGGTGGTACTCGGCGAGGAACTCGCGCGCGGCATCGGTGATCACCGCCTCAGCGCCTGGCAGACCTGGATAGGCGCCGGCTCAGAACCGCCAGATGAGCGGCACGTAGAGCACCGCCGCGGCGAGGAAGAGGAGGGCGAGCGGGAGCCCGAGGCGCCAGTAGTCGCCGAAGCGGTATCCGCCTGGACCCAGCACCATGAGGTTGGCCGGGGTCGCGACGGGCGTCAGGAAGGACGCGGCACCGGCGACGGTCAGCGCCATGAGGAAGGTGACGGGGCTGACCCCGAGGTTCACCGCGATGGCCGTGGCGACCGGCGCGACGATCAGCACCGTCGCGACGTTCGAGATGAACTGTCCGAGCACGACGGTGACCACACAGACGGCGAGCAGGGCGAGATGCGGATCGGCCGATCCCACGACGCGGACGACGCCGTCGGCCACGACCTCCGCCGCCCCGGTCTGCAGGAAGGCCACCGAGAGCGGGATCATGCCGGCGATGAGCACCAACGTCGTCCACGAGATGTCCTGGTACAGGGCAGGCAGTGTGACGACACGGGTGAGCACGAGGGCACCGGCCGCCACCAGGCCCGCCACGGCGGGCGGCGCGAGTCCCGTCGCCAGCAGCACGACCATCACGCCGGTGATCACGAGGGTGCGCCGGGCTCCCCGCCGCATCCCGGTGCGCACGGTCCGCACGGCGCCGGTGCGGACCGTCTCGGGGACCAGCGACAGCGTCTCCGCCTCACGCGGCCCTGGCGCGGGATCCGCGGGGGCGTGGGGTCGGGAGGGCAGCAGTCGGTCGCCGAACAGGATGATGACGGCGAGGGCGGCTCCCAGCAGGGGGAGGCCGACGAGTGCGAACTCCGCGAAACCGAACCCTCGGCCGGTCTCCGCCTCGGCGAGCTCGGAGACCACGACGTTCACGGGCGTCCCGGTCAGAGTGAGCAGCGACGCCGCCGACGCGAGGAAGGCCAGCGGGATCATGACCTTCGACGCCGGGATGCGGGCGCGCCGGGCGATGACCGCGGCGACGGGCACGAGGGCGGCGACGGCGCCGTTGATGCTGAGGAAGGCGGTCAGCACGGCCACGAGTGCACCGAGCGCGGCGATCACCGGGCCGCGGCGATCGCCGGCGCGCGCGACGATCAGACCGCCGAGCCAGCGGGTGATCCCGCTGCGCTCGAGCGCGCTGGCCACAACGAACAGGCTGGCGATGAACAGCACCGTGGGGTCGCCGAACCCCGCGAGCGCTTCGGGCAGCGTGAGCACGCCGGTGGCCCAGAGGGCGAGCGCGACGCCGATCGCCACGACCTCGAGGGGCACGCGGCCGGAGAGGAACGCGAGCACCGCCAGCCCCAGGATGAGGAACGTCGCGGCGATCGGGTCCATGCCTCCACGCTAGCGGCGGACTGTTCGCCGCATCCGGTGCGGGACCGTGCGATCAGACGAAGCGCACGGTGGCGTCGAGGCGCGTGCGCACGTCGAAGACCTCATTGCCGCCGATGTCGCGCGCGCCGGTGACGCCGCGACGCAGCACGGTGGCCAGCGCGGAGCGGCCGGCGACCACGACGGGCGTGCCGCGCACGGTGCCGAGCTCGGTGATCTGCTGGGCGAGGTCGTTGTCGGGCAGCACGACGATGGCACCGCTGAAGCGCACCCGCGCCGCGCGGGCGACGACCCGCATCCGCGACAGCAGATCGCTGACGGGGGCGCCGACGACCGCGGGACCGATGATCTCGCCGCGGCGGAAGCCGACAGCGCCGCCGAAGTCCTCGGAGAGCACACCGTAAAGGCCGCTCGGGCCGAGCACGATGTGGTCGAGCTTCTCGTCGAGATCCCCGCTGCGACCGGATGCGGCGACATCGTGCCAGACGCTGTAGCCCATGCCGAGGTCGGCGACGATGCGCGCGGTCGCCTCCTCGGCGAGCGCGTCGGCCAGCAGGCGCCGGATCTCGCGCGGCGCCGAGCGCACGAGCTGCGCGTCGTAGGGGTCGGGCACCTCTGTGCCGCGTCCCACCCATTCGCGGATGAGAGTCAGGTAGCGTTCGCGCCGCCATCCGCCGGGCTGGCCGGCCGATCGGGCGCGCGGACGCGTGTCCTGCCGCGCGCGGGGCGGCGTCCATGCCCCCTCCGCCTCGGGCGCAGCGCTCACCGCACCCCGGCCGCGGTCGTAGGCCGCTCTCGCCTCGGGCGTGCCCACGAGCTCCCACGCGCGCTGCACCTCGACGAAGCGCACCGCGTCGCCGCCGGTGTCGGGATGCGTCTCGCGCAGGCGCACCCGGAACGCACGCCGCAGGGTGTCATCGTCGGCATCGGCTGCGACCTGGAGGATGTCGTACGCGGATGCGGAGAGGGGACTGTCGAACACGCCGCCTCGCTTTCACCTGCCGCACGGCAGCGTCCAGGCTACCGGTCCGCGTCTGTTCGGGCGCCGTGAGCTCAGCGGCGTTCGTTACGTCGCGCGTAGGCCGCGGCCTTGCGGCTGGACAGCGCGAGCAGCACCAGGATGTCGAGGCCCAGGTTCAGCAGGGTGCTGCTGAGGCGGATGTCCTGACCCTGCACCCACCAGGTCGAGAAGGCGAAGCTGATCGACAGCACCGAGAACAGCAGCACGGTGACCCGCGAACGGTTGCCGCCGCGCAGGACGAAGATGGCCATGACGGCGTCGAAGAGCAGGACGGCGGCGCCCACGAGCCAGACGAACCCCAGGCCGAGGGCCCGCTCCTCCTCGCTGAGGGGAACCCCGTCGATCATGACCGATGCGTCGTGCACGATGTGACGCCACTCGAACGTGATCGACAGCAGCCAGATCACTCCCGTCAGCACGCGCAGCAGGACGAGGAGCCCGCCGGCGACGGTCGCCGCGGGTCGCGGCATGTTCGGATCGTGGTCAAGCGGACGCGCGAGGCGCGCGGGCGACTCGAACGCCGTGCGCTTGCGGGGGACCTTCTCGCTCACGCCGTCACCCCCCTTACGTCCACGATGGGCAGATCGCCGTCGGTGCGGATGCTGTCGCCGCCGCCGTTGCGGGCGTGATAACCGGTGGAGAAGTCCGCGATCACGTCGACGCGCACCCGAGGCTCCGCCGCGGTGACCGTCTGCACGATGTGGTCGCGCTCGATGTCCGTGTCGGCGTCGATGCGGTGGGTCACCTGGAGCGTGAACAGCGACAGCCCGACGGCGGTGTCGAAGGTGCCGGCGGCCAGCCATTCCACCCGGCGCCCGCCCGGCAGCAGCCAGTCGTCGGGGCAGCGCCAGAAGCGCACGTGGTGGCGCTGCGCGGGATTGCCGTCCACCTCCTGCTGGTAGGCGAAGTCCTGCTGCCTGGAGAACAGGAACAGCGGGCTGACGGGGGCCTCGTCGTAGCTGCGTCTGGTGAGGGTCGATGTGATGATGCGCCACGAGGAGGCGAGGGTCACGGGGTCGGCCTTCGTCCAGCCCGCTCGGCGCAGCACCTCCTCGATCTGCTCGGCACTGCCCATGAACGCGAGGTTGACGGGGTCGCCGAGCAGTCCGTCGCTCGTGCGTGTGCGACCGATGAAGTAGTCGGGCACGTAGATCATCGTCAGGATGCGATGCAGCCGGGGCAGCACGAGGTACGCCAGCAGAACCCAGAACGCGACGGCGAGCGGGATGCCCCACCATCCGACGCGGAAGGTCTCGGTGAAGCTCAGGTAGGCGAGCCAGATCGAGGCGAGGCCCGCGAAGACGAAGAAGAAGCCGTCGAGCGCGACGCCGATCGAGTAGGTCCGACGTTTCCGCTTCTCCGCCGCAGCCACGGTCAGCCCCAGAGCGCCCGCGGAGGACGGAAGGCGAAGGCCTGATCGACGGTCCCGGGA contains the following coding sequences:
- a CDS encoding SLC13 family permease — translated: MDPIAATFLILGLAVLAFLSGRVPLEVVAIGVALALWATGVLTLPEALAGFGDPTVLFIASLFVVASALERSGITRWLGGLIVARAGDRRGPVIAALGALVAVLTAFLSINGAVAALVPVAAVIARRARIPASKVMIPLAFLASAASLLTLTGTPVNVVVSELAEAETGRGFGFAEFALVGLPLLGAALAVIILFGDRLLPSRPHAPADPAPGPREAETLSLVPETVRTGAVRTVRTGMRRGARRTLVITGVMVVLLATGLAPPAVAGLVAAGALVLTRVVTLPALYQDISWTTLVLIAGMIPLSVAFLQTGAAEVVADGVVRVVGSADPHLALLAVCVVTVVLGQFISNVATVLIVAPVATAIAVNLGVSPVTFLMALTVAGAASFLTPVATPANLMVLGPGGYRFGDYWRLGLPLALLFLAAAVLYVPLIWRF
- a CDS encoding J domain-containing protein, coding for MFDSPLSASAYDILQVAADADDDTLRRAFRVRLRETHPDTGGDAVRFVEVQRAWELVGTPEARAAYDRGRGAVSAAPEAEGAWTPPRARQDTRPRARSAGQPGGWRRERYLTLIREWVGRGTEVPDPYDAQLVRSAPREIRRLLADALAEEATARIVADLGMGYSVWHDVAASGRSGDLDEKLDHIVLGPSGLYGVLSEDFGGAVGFRRGEIIGPAVVGAPVSDLLSRMRVVARAARVRFSGAIVVLPDNDLAQQITELGTVRGTPVVVAGRSALATVLRRGVTGARDIGGNEVFDVRTRLDATVRFV
- a CDS encoding LssY C-terminal domain-containing protein; the protein is MAAAEKRKRRTYSIGVALDGFFFVFAGLASIWLAYLSFTETFRVGWWGIPLAVAFWVLLAYLVLPRLHRILTMIYVPDYFIGRTRTSDGLLGDPVNLAFMGSAEQIEEVLRRAGWTKADPVTLASSWRIITSTLTRRSYDEAPVSPLFLFSRQQDFAYQQEVDGNPAQRHHVRFWRCPDDWLLPGGRRVEWLAAGTFDTAVGLSLFTLQVTHRIDADTDIERDHIVQTVTAAEPRVRVDVIADFSTGYHARNGGGDSIRTDGDLPIVDVRGVTA